Genomic window (Rhodothermales bacterium):
TTGAAAAACGTGGAATCGGCCAATCCTCCGTTCACTTCGCTGAATTGCCGATCCCCCACGCGGAACACGGAAGCGCCCGTCAATGCGTAGAAACGGACCATCTGCTCTACTTCCGGAATCGTTGCCATGAGCTCCGGTCCAACGGCGGGACCGATGGATGCCCAGTGGGTATCGTCTTCCATGAATTCGAGCGTCACGCGATAGAGTCGGTCGAATGCTGGATGACCGGTATCGTAGGAGCGCTCGTGGCGCACGAAGACGAATATCAGGATGACACAGGCCAGGCCAACACCCAGACCCAGCGCATTCAACCCGGAAAACACAGGTTCACGGCGAACACGACGGGCCGCCAGGCGGAAGTGGTTGGAGATCATGGGAAATGCGGGATTGAATGAATGCCCCTTCCAGAGGCGGGGTCGGATGACGATGCTGGCCACGTCCAGCCAGAATCGGAGGGCGGAAGTCGCGGGAGATGCGAGGCGGGAGCGATGCTCGTACAGATCGAACAGGTCCCAGGCCGTATCGCGGCCACGCTCCTCGCCCATCAGGCGACAAAGGATGCGCGCTGCCAGCGCGGGGGGTTCCTGCCAGCTCATGGCTGCAAGCCTCCCTTGACATAGGCCAGAAGGGACATGCGCGTGGATTGGACCGCCGAGAGGGCGGCCATTCCGGAGCCCGTCACTTCGTAGAACCGCTTCCGCCGGCCGCCCTTTGCGGGCGTTACGCTCCCGAGATGCGACCTCAGATACCCTTTCTGCTCCAGCCGGTCGAGCGCCGTATAGACCGCACCCATGGACGCGTCACGCCCGCCCTCCCCTTCTATCCGCTGTTGGATGGTAACCGCGTAGGCTTCGCTGCCGAGCCCGCAGGCCGCCAACAGGACAAGTTCTTCCAGGGCACCGAGATTGGGATTCATGCGCAGACCGAGCGGGATTCAGAGGTTGTTCAAAGGGAAGCATTTTGATGAGCCAGAATCATTTCTTCGTAAAAGCAGGGATCAAGTTTCATCTCCGGGCAAAATGTACCCAGCGCGTGCCACAGCCCGATTTCCGGAAAATGAAACTTGTGATGAAGGCGCCGTATACCGTGTTTCATTTTTTGAAACTCGAATGAGGGACGCCCATTCCCAAGCCGATATGAAA
Coding sequences:
- a CDS encoding PadR family transcriptional regulator, coding for MNPNLGALEELVLLAACGLGSEAYAVTIQQRIEGEGGRDASMGAVYTALDRLEQKGYLRSHLGSVTPAKGGRRKRFYEVTGSGMAALSAVQSTRMSLLAYVKGGLQP